A portion of the Lolium rigidum isolate FL_2022 chromosome 1, APGP_CSIRO_Lrig_0.1, whole genome shotgun sequence genome contains these proteins:
- the LOC124684851 gene encoding GDSL esterase/lipase At5g45910-like, which yields MAPPSLTKNQQPLLLAALCASLLLATAASAQKYNAVYSFGDSITDTGNLCTNGRPSAITFTQPPYGETYFGKPTCRCSDGRVIVDFLSNQFGLPFLPPSKSTSADFKKGANMAITGATAMDAPFFRSLGLSDKIWNNGPISFQIQWFQQITSAVCGSSCKSYLAKSLFIFGEFGGNDYNAMLFGNYNTDQASTYTPQIISTIGDGVEKLIALGATDIVVPGVLPIGCFPIYLTIYGTSSAADYDSLGCLKKFNDLSTNHNNQLQTKISSLQAKYKSARIMYADFYSGVLDMVRSPSKYGFSSVFEACCGSGGGKYNYANAARCGMSGASACASPASHLSWDGIHLTEAAYKQITDGWLNGAFCHPAILHS from the exons atggcgccgccgtcgcTGACGAAGAATCAGCAGCCGCTGCTGCTGGCGGCGCTGTGCGCGTCGCTGCtcctggcgacggcggcgtcggcGCAGAAGTACAATGCGGTGTACAGCTTCGGCGACTCGATCACTGACACGGGCAACCTGTGCACGAACGGCCGCCCGTCGGCGATCACCTTCACGCAGCCTCCCTACGGCGAGACCTACTTCGGCAAGCCGACCTGCCGCTGCAGCGACGGGCGCGTGATCGTGGACTTCCTGAGCAACCAGTTCGGCCTCCCGTTCCTGCCCCCCTCCAAGTCCACCAGCGCCGACTTCAAGAAGGGCGCCAACATGGCCATCACCGGCGCCACCGCCATGGACGCGCCCTTCTTCCGGTCGCTGGGGCTGTCGGACAAGATCTGGAACAACGGGCCCATCAGCTTCCAAATCCAGTGGTTCCAGCAGATCACCTCCGCCGTCTGCGGCAGCA GCTGCAAGAGCTACCTGGCGAAGTCGCTGTTCATCTTCGGCGAGTTCGGGGGCAACGACTACAACGCGATGCTGTTCGGCAACTACAACACGGACCAGGCGAGCACGTACACGCCGCAGATCATCAGCACCATCGGCGACGGCGTGGAGAAGCTGATCGCGCTGGGGGCGACGGACATCGTGGTGCCGGGGGTGCTCCCCATCGGCTGCTTCCCcatctacctcaccatctacggCACCTCCAGCGCCGCCGACTACGACTCGCTCGGCTGCCTCAAGAAGTTCAACGACCTCTCCACCAACCACAACAACCAGCTGCAGACCAAGATCTCGTCGCTGCAGGCCAAGTACAAGTCCGCCCGCATCATGTACGCCGACTTCTACTCCGGCGTGCTCGACATGGTCAGGAGCCCAAGCAAATACG GTTTCAGCTCGGTGTTCGAGGCGTGCTGCGGGTCGGGCGGCGGCAAGTACAACTACGCCAACGCGGCGCGGTGCGGGATGTCCGGCGCCTCCGCCTGCGCCAGCCCGGCGTCGCACCTCAGCTGGGACGGCATCCACCTCACCGAGGCCGCCTACAAGCAGATCACCGACGGCTGGCTCAACGGCGCCTTCTGCCACCCGGCCATCCTCCACAGCTAG
- the LOC124684852 gene encoding probable beta-1,3-galactosyltransferase 14, which translates to MPSSPKVFSSAASRRSSLRRILASPAFSAACLLFGLAGFLVAAVSLTRAPAPDPARGRCPDSSRPLSVSVAWDRRPEDAAGGGTDLPAHLATGSRGRHKVMAFVGIFTGFGSVGRRRALRRTWLPADRQGLLRLEEATGLAFRFVIGKSNDMSKMAALEREVEEYDDFVLLDLEEEYSRLPYKTLAYFKAAYALFDSDFYVKADDDIYLRPDRLSLLLAKERPHPQTYIGCMKKGPVFTDPKLKWYEPQSFLLGSEYFLHAYGPIYALSADVVASLVALRNNSFRMFNNEDVTIGSWMLAMNVNHENTHALCEPECTPSSIAVWDIPKCSGLCHPEVKMLELHRRKECTGGPAEVAESDDE; encoded by the exons ATGCCCAGCTCGCCCAAGGTgttctcctccgccgcctcccgccgctccTCGCTCCGCCGCATCCTCGCCTCGCCGGCCTTCTCCGCCGCCTGCCTCCTCTTCGGCCTCGccgggttcctcgtcgctgcggTCTCCCTCACCCGGGCGCCCGCCCCCGACCCGGCGCGCGGCCGCTGCCCCGACTCCTCCCGCCCGCTCTCCGTCTCCGTCGCGTGGGACCGCCGCCCGGAGGATGCCGCGGGCGGCGGCACCGACCTCCCGGCGCACCTCGCCACCGGATCGCGCGGTAGGCACAAGGTCATGGCCTTCGTCGGGATCTTCACCGGGTTCGgctccgtcggccgccgccgcgcgctcaGGCGGACGTGGCTCCCCGCGGATCGGCAGGGTCTCCTCCG GTTGGAGGAAGCTACAGGTCTGGCATTCAGATTTGTGATCGGCAAAAGCAATGACATGTCTAAGATGGCAGCCCTTGAAAGAGAGGTTGAAGAATATGATGATTTTGTGCTTTTAGATCTTGAGGAGGAGTATAGCAGGCTTCCATACAAAAC GTTAGCTTACTTTAAGGCTGCCTATGCGTTGTTCGATTCTGATTTCTATGTTAAAGCTGATGATGACATTTACTTGAGACCAG ATAGACTTTCCTTGCTTTTGGCTAAAGAGCGTCCACATCCACAAACATACATTGGATGCATGAAAAAGGGCCCTGTTTTTACTGATCCCAAATTGAAATG GTATGAGCCACAGTCCTTCCTACTTGGATCAGAATACTTCCTTCATGCATATGGGCCTATATATGCTTTATCAGCTGATGTGGTGGCAAGCTTGGTTGCCTTGAGAAATAACAG CTTCCGAATGTTCAACAACGAGGATGTTACTATTGGATCCTGGATGCTTGCTATGAATGTCAACCACGAGAACACACATGCTCTCTGTGAACCTGAGTGTACACCATCGTCAATTGCTGTTTGGGATATTCCAAAATGTTCAG GGCTATGCCACCCAGAGGTCAAGATGCTAGAGCTTCACCGGAGAAAAGAATGCACGGGTGGCCCAGCTGAGGTAGCTGAATCTGATGACGAATGA